In the genome of Candidatus Neomarinimicrobiota bacterium, one region contains:
- the groES gene encoding co-chaperone GroES — translation MALKIKPLSDRVVVQPDAAEEKTSGGIILPDTAQEKPQAGKIVAVGAGKISDNGELIKPEVKIGDSVLYGKYSGNEITVGKDEYLIMRESDILAIV, via the coding sequence ATGGCGTTAAAAATCAAACCTTTATCCGACAGAGTTGTAGTTCAGCCTGATGCGGCAGAGGAGAAGACCAGCGGTGGAATTATACTGCCTGATACGGCGCAGGAAAAACCACAGGCCGGGAAAATAGTTGCTGTAGGAGCCGGAAAGATTTCTGATAATGGTGAACTTATCAAGCCGGAAGTTAAGATCGGTGACAGTGTTCTTTACGGAAAATATTCCGGTAACGAGATAACTGTTGGCAAGGATGAATACTTAATCATGCGTGAGAGCGATATTCTCGCGATCGTTTAA